A single genomic interval of Aquisalimonas asiatica harbors:
- a CDS encoding tRNA (5-methylaminomethyl-2-thiouridylate)-methyltransferase has translation MSQRQPRAVALISGGLDSMLAARAILDQGVHVEGLNFYTGFCVEGHTHAVRDKDRARPKRNNALWVAEQLGIKLHIIDTVEEYKDVVINPRHGYGQFMNPCLDCKGFMVGKARQWMEANEFDFIITGEVIGQRPKSQLKRTMPVIAQESGANDRLLRPLCARLLEPTLPEREGWVDREQLFDWSGRSRKPQMELAERFGLDDYAQPAGGCCFLTDPSYSRKLQDLWKARGERRYELDDIMLLKMGRHLRPRPHFKLIVSREDGENRFMHGYRRQFTHLVPTSHGGPLALLDGEAGADDLELAARLVARFSQGRDAERVRVAVTEKGGEPRELDVTPMAADDVPREWYVG, from the coding sequence ATGAGTCAACGCCAACCCCGCGCCGTCGCCCTGATCTCTGGCGGCCTCGATTCCATGCTCGCCGCACGGGCCATCCTCGACCAGGGGGTGCACGTGGAGGGCCTGAATTTCTATACCGGCTTCTGCGTGGAAGGCCACACCCATGCGGTCAGGGACAAGGACCGTGCCCGCCCCAAGCGCAACAATGCCCTGTGGGTGGCGGAGCAGCTGGGGATCAAGCTCCACATCATCGACACCGTGGAGGAGTACAAGGATGTGGTCATCAATCCGCGTCACGGTTACGGGCAGTTCATGAATCCCTGTCTCGACTGCAAGGGCTTCATGGTGGGCAAGGCCCGGCAATGGATGGAAGCGAACGAGTTCGACTTCATCATCACCGGCGAGGTCATCGGCCAGCGCCCGAAATCCCAGCTCAAGCGCACCATGCCGGTGATCGCCCAGGAATCCGGCGCCAATGACCGGCTTCTGCGCCCACTGTGCGCACGCCTGCTGGAGCCGACGTTGCCGGAGCGTGAAGGCTGGGTGGACCGCGAGCAGCTGTTCGACTGGAGCGGCCGCTCCCGCAAGCCGCAGATGGAACTGGCGGAGCGGTTCGGCCTTGACGATTATGCACAGCCCGCCGGCGGCTGCTGTTTTCTCACCGATCCGAGCTACTCGCGGAAGCTGCAGGACCTGTGGAAGGCCCGCGGCGAGCGCCGCTATGAACTCGACGACATCATGCTCCTGAAAATGGGGCGGCACCTGCGCCCGCGCCCGCACTTCAAGCTGATCGTCTCCCGGGAAGATGGTGAGAATCGCTTCATGCACGGCTATCGACGGCAGTTCACCCATCTGGTGCCGACCAGTCATGGTGGCCCGCTGGCGTTACTGGATGGAGAGGCCGGTGCCGACGATCTGGAGCTGGCGGCGCGCCTGGTGGCCCGTTTCAGTCAGGGGCGCGATGCCGAGCGCGTTCGCGTTGCCGTCACCGAAAAGGGCGGCGAGCCGCGCGAACTGGATGTCACCCCCATGGCGGCCGACGACGTGCCCCGGGAGTGGTACGTTGGCTGA
- the glyQ gene encoding glycine--tRNA ligase subunit alpha — translation MAQQGQTTARAVDTFQGLIQALQDYWAMQGCIVLQPLDMEVGAGTFHPATCLRAIGPEPWNAAYVQPSRRPTDGRYGENPNRLQHYYQFQVVMKPSPAEFQELYLGSLRHVGLDPLVHDVRFVEDNWESPTLGAWGLGWEVWLNGMEISQFTYFQQVGGLDCHPVMGEITYGLERIAMYLQACESVYDLVWTHGPQGPVTYGDVYHQNEVEQSAYNFEHADVEAHFAWFEQCEKESMRLVELGLPLPAYEQCLKASHTFNLLDARHAISVTERQRYILRVRTLARAVAKLYYERRESLGFPMCADRQEVAHG, via the coding sequence GTGGCGCAGCAGGGGCAGACGACGGCGAGGGCCGTGGACACTTTCCAGGGCCTGATCCAGGCGTTGCAGGATTACTGGGCGATGCAGGGCTGCATCGTCCTCCAGCCGCTCGACATGGAGGTAGGCGCCGGGACATTCCACCCCGCCACCTGTCTGCGCGCCATCGGGCCCGAACCGTGGAATGCGGCTTACGTCCAGCCATCGCGCCGGCCAACGGACGGGCGCTACGGCGAGAACCCGAACCGGCTGCAGCACTACTACCAGTTCCAGGTGGTCATGAAGCCCTCACCGGCCGAGTTCCAGGAGCTCTACCTCGGGTCGCTCCGGCACGTGGGCCTGGATCCCCTGGTGCACGACGTGCGCTTTGTCGAGGACAACTGGGAATCGCCGACACTGGGCGCCTGGGGCCTGGGCTGGGAAGTCTGGCTCAACGGCATGGAAATCAGCCAGTTCACCTATTTCCAGCAGGTGGGTGGCCTGGACTGCCACCCGGTCATGGGGGAGATCACCTATGGCCTGGAACGGATCGCCATGTACCTGCAGGCGTGCGAGAGCGTCTACGACCTGGTGTGGACTCACGGGCCGCAGGGGCCGGTCACCTACGGTGATGTCTATCACCAGAACGAGGTGGAGCAGTCGGCGTACAACTTCGAGCATGCGGACGTGGAGGCGCACTTCGCCTGGTTCGAACAGTGCGAGAAAGAGAGCATGCGGCTGGTGGAGCTGGGCCTGCCGCTGCCGGCTTACGAGCAGTGCCTGAAGGCGTCGCACACGTTCAACCTCCTGGACGCACGCCATGCAATCTCCGTAACCGAGCGCCAGCGCTACATTCTCCGTGTGCGCACGCTGGCGCGCGCAGTGGCAAAGCTGTACTACGAGCGCCGGGAGTCACTGGGCTTCCCCATGTGCGCCGACCGTCAGGAGGTGGCCCATGGCTGA
- a CDS encoding sulfurtransferase TusA family protein, whose translation MAEPLVVDARGLLCPMPVIRVQDAIASATPGTEVHLLATDPGVQADVPAWCRVHGHRVEAVREEDDTLRVCIRVAE comes from the coding sequence TTGGCTGAGCCGCTCGTGGTGGACGCCCGCGGACTGTTGTGCCCCATGCCGGTGATCCGCGTGCAGGATGCCATCGCCAGCGCAACGCCCGGCACCGAGGTCCACCTGTTGGCAACGGATCCCGGCGTACAGGCCGACGTACCGGCCTGGTGCCGTGTGCACGGCCACCGGGTGGAAGCCGTCCGCGAAGAGGATGATACGCTCCGGGTCTGTATTCGCGTGGCGGAATGA